In the Glycine max cultivar Williams 82 chromosome 19, Glycine_max_v4.0, whole genome shotgun sequence genome, GTCAACTGCTGTAACTTCGccatcatgacttttcaaaataGTAGGATCTTCCAGAGGTTTGTCAacctgaaattttgaaaatttagtgAAATTATATCCCTACTGAAACTGAAGTATCAAACTCACAATATCTCGTTAAAAGTAAGAAATGTGACCTTCCAAACATAGGCATTTCCATCACTAGAACCACTGACTATGTTCGATGCATCAGGGCTAATTGCAGACTGAAATTGCACACATCAGACAAAGAAGTCAGGAATTAGGAAAGAAACTGAATGCAAAATAGTTTGGAATGCAGGTGCAATGCTTACCTTTACAAAAAATGATTCAATTCGGCACCCAGAAAAAGATTTTAAAGGCCCTTTTTCAAGTTGAAGAGTGTTATACAAATAAATTCTGCAAAGAGGAAGAAACAGTATATTTTACATTGTGCGGTACATTCTTAACTcagaagaatgaaaaatgtaCACTATCAAAGGATGATACCGATTATCCATGCAAGAGGCTGAAAGAAAAAGTCCACTTTCATCTTGGGACAAGCTTGATATTCCATGTAATGTTTGCTGAAATAATAATGAAGATTACTGTCAAGAGACTCAAGAATAAATCATTTTGAAACTTTcccatataaacaaaaaatcctAATGACATGAAAGGCATAATACAGCTGAAATTTCCTACCATTACATTTTAACTTTAAGGATGCTATAGTGATTATTCTGAGAATCAAGATCACAATCCAATATAACCTCTTACTAAACTTCTGAATGATAGTTCAATTTATCCAACACCATTAATTGGTAACTTCCTGAATGTATAAAGAAACATACTATAACTTTACAACACAGTTCCAACCAACCTTTTCAGTTGACTGAGGACTAGGAGAAGTCTGAGTGACAGTACTTTTCAAATTTCTGGTGTCCCAAAACTTCAACACACTGAAATAAACCAATTGCTCAGTAAAATCATGTCAAAACATCAGAAAATTAGATGTTTACTTCAATAGGTAATTTTTCCAACTAACCTATCCACCGCCCCAGCAGTGGCTATAGAAACCTGGTCCTTGAGACAAAGAACAGATGTAATGCTCATTGAAGCAGCCTGACAAATAGAAATTGTTAGAAAGTttggtttttcaaaatatgaagGAACCTTAATCCAGCAGAGACTAACCCTTCCTCTCCTAGTTCGTCTTGCTTGAGATGAAATATGTGCTCCTTTGACGCCTCCCATTGAACTAGTGAagtaaacaaatgataaaagattttgtaaataaaaactaaacttCAAAACAAACTAATCATTGACAGATCAGGAAAACAATCATTCTagaaattttacaaataaaaaaaaccagtCACTTACCATATGCTAACTTCTCCACACCTACTCTTAGCAGTGGACTTGCATCTCAAGTCCCAAATACGAAAGGATCCATCTCTAGAACCAGAGACAATAATATCTGGAAATTTGGagataaaatgaatattaatagCTAGTACATCGCACTgcagttattaaaaaataaataaaaatccgtAGTTTAAGCAGGGATGCAGGTAAAATGAAACATAACCAGAATTAGTTGGATGAGAACACATAGATTTCACACTTCCTGTGTGCCCAGTCAACAGTCCAAGACACTTCTGTTCTTGAACATCCCATACTTTTATCTGCATACATGGTAAGAAcaatcaaaaccaaaaccatctcaaaaaaaaaaaaacagtgattAAATGTTATATCCGGTTACAcaaaaacatattcaattcTAAATCATTAACATGAAATCAATATCTATATAGACTTGATTGAACTAAATCTGACAAACAAGTCATGTGATGAAGTCCTATGCTAATAATCAGCCACTCTTATGTGCATAAATAACGCAATAACTTACTGTTTGATCACCAGAAGCAGTGAGAATCTGGGTATCTTCCTGCGAATAATTACAAGCCATATCATGTCATACACAATACACtagaaaataaacacaactCAAACTAATAATTCACCAAACGAACTACAGAAATATACCTTATTCCAACAGGTATCAAAAACAGCATTATGGTGAGAAACCCAATCACAAATCTTCACTTTCTCTGAGAGCAAAAGAGGGCAAATTTTCACATAAGAGACCATAAAACTCTGCTACGTGTATTTCACGATAAAACTGAAAAGGCAAAGAAACCTGAGTTTTCTTCAAAGTTTGAAGTAACAGGGAATTTGCGGCGAGTATCAAACAAGGTGACGTAACCCTCCTCATCGGACACAGCGAGAATGTGTCCAAATTTAGAAGTCTgcgagagagaaaaagaaaggatcAGAGATTTAAATTGCGGACAAATGCAGCAGCAACAAGCATTGATTACCTTGcagaaggagagagagaggggaaTGGTGTGTTGGGCATTGTGCTGTACGGCGAGGAGGCCAGTTTCGTTGAAGCCGGAGACAAATCCGTCCATACGAGGTCGTTTTGGAACTGCAAAGCAAAGAATGAGAAAACGaagtgaatgaatgaatgaatgaatgaataattCTGTGCAGTACCTCGGAAGAGTTCTCTGGAGGCGATGTGGGTGAAGAGAGAGTGGGAGCTTGGAGTGTCCATTCAAAGAACCAAGACGAAGAAAAGGGGTTAGGTTAGGGATTTTGATTTCaatcaaagaaaatatattatacttgATAGTACCAAATGGGCGCCATGAATACGCGGGATGGAGGGAACTTCAATTCATTTacccaaatcaaaatttatcaatcaatttaaattacttttcttaaataaatttcatgttTTATTGTATAAGTACTAGTCAAATGACGGGGTTTTTAAAACCATTTTGggataactttttaaaaaaaaaaatagcaaaatgaaaacatttttcttaattaatcatcatgttgtttgatagaaattaagttttttcaTCCCCGAAAATCATGCTTTTTTgtaaatgtataaaatatatttagttaatcttaatatatttttaataaattaaagatttgtGTAAAATATGTAACTTGAAATCATAGTTTCTTCTTAATCTTTTTTCATACTAAACATAAATAGCATTCCCATAAACATGTTTGGTTGTTATTaggaattttagaaaataaaataaaatatatttatttaaataaaaaataaaagtgaaataagAAATGTGAAAAGGTGAGGATAGTTATTGCAGAGAATAACTACTATTCCCGTAACAATCAAAGATACTCACCTCttacaatttcattttagtcTAACCATTAAGGTTAATCATTCTAGTTATCAATCAAAGTTTTGAGGAGTGTTTAAAAACCAAACAAAATTGTTTATAAACCATCAAACCAAcccaaaaattttgaaaaccacaaaaatataaaaaaaaaaaaccacctacttttttgttgtttggtttaaTTCTTAGattttgtcataaaaaaatcCAGCAAATCGtatattatgattatatttatttttattatgataattaataataattattcaataattattacctatctttttctttataatcaatgtgcatacttactttcatatattaaaaaaattactaatattattaaaaaaatagtataaaatataaagtgaTGTACaaagtattattatattaaaaaaaattgatagtattattttatattaatgttaaataggagtaaaaataataattttcaactaaaatatgttaaacaaaatttaataaaaagtaaaatttatttttaaaataatatagcaTCATAAGTGTGTATAATAGCAAAAACACAGGTGCGACGACTCATTGTGTTCGctttttggttaaaattgacatatttttacaatttattcTATTGTAAATTGACACGTATATTTTTGCATTATGCtttataaatacatatttatatataggaTGATGAATCAAACCTAGTTTAATATGCTGGACTTctactattttaatttctatgtcAAGACACGCTTTAAAtcaataaaacttaaaatttattaattattttttggtgaagattaaattaaataatcatgAATTGACTTTAAACTCCGAATTCCTTATATgttcacattgtttttcttttttgtattaaatGTGAAATATCATATCAGTACTTTTTACTATATATTGTGCATGTTAACttcaaattattaattgtttttctaCTCCGTATATACGTGCTTGTCTTTttggcttctttttttttttttgccttttgtagtgtattattttttgtcaatatGTACAACTTCATGTTTTTTCATAGTCATTATATACaggaatttcattttttttttacacgtgaagatttaaaaaatatctgtgtgcttatttttttggtaaagaaCACGGCAAAGATGAAAAATCCCATTTTTcttaaagatctaaaattaTAACTGAATATGCTAATATAGAAAAAATTTGCGCTTAGACAAAACTTggatacaaaattatatttttaagagattaatttttaaaaatataaagaattaatatgaatatacctttatttttaagagaccaacatagtaaaaaaaactttgaaggATTAACATGcacacttaatttttaaatgaaattgtggGTTTATTCTTAagcaaataattattaaactgttattttgatgtttttttccTTGTTCTGAATTTAATAAAACCATTCATGAATGATGTTCAGTATAATTTGCATCAAGAGAttccaaaacaaacaaaaatgacaaAGAATCACTAATTACATGATTTACATTCCATTTTGTACTATCGCACCAAGGTAACACAAAGGGAATATATATCATGTGATTTTTGAGAGTTGAGTGTTCACAGTTGCCTTCCTTTAATTCCACTTTATCCTTTGGTAATTGGTAGACGTAATACAAACCTCAATAGTCTCATCTGATTAATAACAGGTGTAGACATACTAACAAAAGCTTTagattaaattcttatttagaTATATGAAAGGTGATAAAGCCGAATTTCAGATCAAATAGCT is a window encoding:
- the LOC100819114 gene encoding denticleless protein homolog — translated: MDTPSSHSLFTHIASRELFRVPKRPRMDGFVSGFNETGLLAVQHNAQHTIPLSLSFCKTSKFGHILAVSDEEGYVTLFDTRRKFPVTSNFEENSEKVKICDWVSHHNAVFDTCWNKEDTQILTASGDQTIKVWDVQEQKCLGLLTGHTGSVKSMCSHPTNSDIIVSGSRDGSFRIWDLRCKSTAKSRCGEVSICSMGGVKGAHISSQARRTRRGRAASMSITSVLCLKDQVSIATAGAVDSVLKFWDTRNLKSTVTQTSPSPQSTEKQTLHGISSLSQDESGLFLSASCMDNRIYLYNTLQLEKGPLKSFSGCRIESFFVKSAISPDASNIVSGSSDGNAYVWKVDKPLEDPTILKSHDGEVTAVDWCSSEIGKLATCSDDFTVRTWNKNSYVSSTQCASAIRRRVMAIPSIECKMLLNNGKRYSKTNEDAFLPYDALHPITSPTPITPPKMNISEGNQLSSGLDLNASSEKTPESALKSPSSVLNPPSSLKRTIRDYFLASSRTL